CCAGCGACATCAACCCCAGCTATCAGTCCGGCGAGCTGCACCGCACCCTCACCAACAACCTCGTCGAGACAGAAAATCAGCGGCGCGGCCTACGAGAGCAGGTCACCGCCCTGCGCGAGTCCCAGGTACAGTATCAGCAGCGCGCCAACGTCCTGCCCCAGCTCGAGCAGCGACAGCGCGACCTAGAGCGACAGCTGGCCACCTACCAGTCCACCTACGACATCCTGTCGCGCAACCTCCAGCAGGTTCAGATCATCGAGAACCAAAACGTTGGTAACGCGCGCATCGTCAGCTCAGCCTCCTTTCCCAGCAAGCCCGTCGGCCCCAACAAAAAAGTGGTGCTCATGGGCGGCATGGTCGTGGGCGGCATGCTTTACCTGATCGTGGCGTTTGTTTTCGAGCTGATCGATCCGACGGTCAAAACAGCCAAGGAAATTCGCAATCTGTACCAGTACACGCTGCTGGGCATGATTCCTCGCTCCAAGAAAAAGCGGTGGTGGTTCGGCTCCGGCAGCAACACCAGCGTCCCCAAGGTGGTCGTCCAGGAAGCGCCCCACTCGATCATCAGCGAAAACTATCGGATGCTCCAGGCCAACCTGCGCTTTTTGAGCCCCGATCGCGAGCTGAAAGTGATCGTGGTGACCAGTCCCGTCCCCCAGGAAGGCAAGTCTACGGTGTCGGCCAACCTCGCGGCGGCCATGGCCCAGCTGGGTCGGCGGGTGCTGCTGGTGGACGCGGACATGCGCCATCCTATGCAGCATCACGTCTGGCACCTCACCAACTTGGCGGGCCTGAGCAACGTGATCATGAAGCAAACGGACCTCTCCGAGGCCGTCAACCCCGTGATGGACAATCTGGACGTGCTGACCTGCGGCGCGATTCCGCCCAATCCCCTGGCGCTGCTGGACTCCCAGCGGATGCAGTCCCTGGTTCAGGAGTTTGGGCAGCAGTATGACTTTGTCATCATTGACACACCGCCGATGGTTTTGATGGCGGATGCCCTCAGCCTGGCCAAGATGACCGACGGGATTTTGCTGGTGTCGCGGCCGGGGGTGATCGACACGGTGACCGCGCGGGCTGCTAAGGAGCTCCTCAATCAGTCCGGGCAGCCTGTCTTGGGCCTGGTGATCAATGGGGTCATGCTCGACAACGAGCCAGACAACTATCTGCACCACGCGCAGTTCTACAGCGGCTATGACGAGTCAGCAGCCACGCCAACTTCGACGATGGTGCCGCGCTAGATGCAGTCAGTTTTGCTTTGCCGGTCCCCCAAGGGGAGTGCTATTGCTATGTCTCAAAAGGTTTTTTGCGGGGCGATCGCAGGCGTCGCCCTGATGTCCAGTGTGCTAGTGGCCCCTGCAGGGCGATCGCAGTCTAGCCTGCCGCCCCTGGCCCCTGACCCGACCACCGGTCCGATGCCGAGCCCCAGTCCGGCGCCTCGTCTCGAGCCCAGTCCTAGACCATCAGAAGGGCGATCGCCCGCTGAGGTGACGCCTTTTCCCTCCGAACCCCTTCCCCGCCGCCTGAGCGCCCCGGCGGCCAGTCCCTCTCCTATCCCTGACACCAGCGCGGTCAACCAGCTGACGGGCCTCAGCTCCGGCTATCTGCTTGGCCCCGGCGATCAGGTCGATCTCAATGTGTACGAGTATCCCGAGTTCACGGGACCGCGCGTCGTGTTGCCCGACGGCACGATTGCGCTGCCGCTGGTCGGCAGCGTCATGGCCGCCAACCGCACGCCGGACGAGCTAGCTCAGGATCTGACTCAGAAGCTCAGCGCCTGGCTGGTCAACCCGGTGGTGAGTATTGGCTTGACGCGCCTGCGCCCGGTGCGGATCAATGTCTCGGGCGAGGTGCAGCGGCCCGGACCGGTGCAGCTGCGCAGCCCGACGGATTTTGAGAACAGCACCGTCATTTCTGAGCTGCCGACGGTGGGTCTGGCGCTGCTCCAGGCAGGGGGTGTGACCCGAGAGGCCGACCTGCGGAGCATCACGGTGCAGCGCATCTTGCCCGGAGGCCGGGTGAGCGCCGTCAACGTGAATCTGTGGGAGGCACTGATCTCGGAGGAAGCGCCTTCTAACTTGATTTTGCAGGACGGGGACTCGGTGTATGTGCCGACGCTGGCGGAGGGCGATCCCCTCGATCGCCGCCTGATCGCGCGATCGAGCATCGCGCCGGAGCGGGTGCGGGTGCGAGTGGTGGGAGAGGTGAAGCAGCCCGGAGAGGTGCTGGTGCCGCCCAATAGCTCCATTTCTGGGGCGATCGCCATTGCAGGCGGCCCCACGGACAAGGGTTCTCTAAAACACGTTCGCTTTGTGCGCATGGAGGACAATGGCCGGATCAGTGAACAGGAACTCGACCTGCGGCAGCTGAACGACACCTACCAAATCCAGGACGGGGACGTGGTGTATGTGGCCAAGAAGGACGGCTTCCGAGCGCTGGATGTGGTCGGTCCCCTGGTCTCCCCCCTCAACTTTTTGCTCAATCTGCTGCGAGGTTCCTAATCCGGGATTTCTCGGCTAAAAACAGGATCAGGCAATAATTTTATACAGAGGCATACGCACATATGGCTGAAGATCGCCCGTTAGGGCTCCCGGCGATCGCCACTAGAGGAGGGCACCCCCGATGAGCTTGCGGTCCCAGGTGATGCGCGGTGGCGTCTACCTCGCCCTGCGCCAAGGACTCGGCATGGTGATCAGCCTAGGGGGCGTTTTGCTCCTCACTCGCACCATCGGTCCCGACCAATACGGCATTTACACGGCGGTTTACAGCCTCTTTTGGTACCTCCAGACCATCAGCCAGCTAGGCATCAGCGTCTACCTAGTCCGGCGCGAAGGCCAAGAAGAGCAAAAATTTATCTACGACCAGGGCTTCACTTTGCTCCTGCTGATGGCCCTCAGCGCCGTGGCGATCGCCTTTGTCGGGTTGCCCTGGATCGGCCAGTGGGTCCGCCTAGAGTCCTTCCAGCCCGTGGCGCGCACCATGCTCTTCACCCTGCCCCTGGTGCTGGTGGGCCAAGTCGGCATGGCCCAGCTCGAGCGAAAGCTGGACTATCGCCGAGTGGCCCTGATCGAGCTCGCCAACCAGCTGATGTTTTATCTGGTGGGCCTGGGCTGCGCCTTCCAGGGGATGGGCGTGTGGGCTCCGGTGGCAGGCTGGTGGGCGCAGCAGGCCCAGTCGGTGATCTTGCTGCTGTGGGCGGCTCGCTACCGCCCCCAATTTCACTGGGATCCCAAGCTGATTCGGGAAATGCTGGGCTACAGCGTCGGCTTTTCGGCCTCCTACTGGATTTGGCAGGCCCGAGTCCTAGTCAACCCGCTGATCGTCGGTCGCTACGCGGGGGCCGATGCCGTCGGCTACATTGCGCTGGCGATCCGGATGGTCGAGGTGCTGGGCTTTGTCAAAGGGGTCACTTGGCGCATCTCCATTGCGGCTTTGGCCCGCCTCCAGGATGACACCGAGCGCCTGCGCAAGGCCGTCAATGAAGGCATGGGGCTGCAAATTTTGGCCATCGGGCCGCTGCTGGTGGTGCTGGCGATCGCCCTTCCCTATCTGCTGCCGGTCATGTTTGGCCCGGAATGGCTGCCCGTCTTGAGCGTTTTCCCCTTCATTGCCCTCAGCTCCCTCAGCAACTCCCTGTTCAACATGCACTCCTCGGTGCTGTACGTGCTCAAGCACAACTGGCACGTGAGCCTCTTCCACCTGGCCAATATCGTCCTGTTTGGCGGCGCGGCTGCCGTGCTGGTGCCGCGCTTGGGCCTGGTGGGCTATGGCTGGGCCGAGATGGTGACATTGCTGAGCTATTGCGTCATTCACTATTCCCTGAGCAAGGCCGTGGGCAGCCCTGACTACCGCCTCGCCGGCGTGTGGTGGGCCGGGCTCAGCCTAGGGCTCTTTGTCTATCAGCTGGGCTGGTGGACCCTGATCGCCGTCGGCGCGATCGCCCTTCTCCCCCAAACCCATCGCCAAATCAAAGCCTACATTCACAGCCTGAGGAGCAGCAAAGCGTGACTCCCCCTCTCGTCAGCATCCTGATCAACAACTATAACTACGGGAATTTTTTGGCCGAGGCCATCGAGAGCGCCCTTGCCCAGACCTATCCCCACACTGAAGTCATCGTGGTAGACGACGGCTCCACCGACAACTCCCATGAGGTCCTAGCGGAGTACCGCGATCGCATCCAGGCCATCTTGAAGCCCAACGGCGGCCAAGCCTCCGCCTTCAACGCGGGCTTTGAGGCCAGTCGCGGCGACCTGGTGTGCTTTCTAGATGCCGACGATCTGTTTCAGCCCACCAAAGCCGCCGCGATCGCCCAGATCTTCACCGATCACCCCGAAGCGGAGTGGTGCTTTCATCCCCTTAGCTTCCAGGGCGCCAACCTCGCCAGCGCCACCGCCACCGCCAAAACCGGCCTCGCTGGCGTCTATGATCTGCGAGAACCCATGAGTCGCGGCAAACTGCGCGGCTACCTGCCCATTCCCGGCACCGCCACCTCCGGCATGGCTTTGCGGCGATCGCTCTTGGCGCGCATCCTGCCCATGCCCGAAGAGATCAACATCACCAGCGATGACTACATCAAGTACATCGCCCTCGGCATCACCCCCGGCTACGTCAGCCTCGACGAGCTCGCCATCCAGCGCATCCACGGCAACAACGCCTACACCTTTCGCGCTGACAAGCGTCCCCTGCGCGCTCGCATTCACATTCTGACCGCCTTCTGGATCAAGACTCACTTTCCCGAGCTGACCACCTTCGCCAATGGCCTCTTCGCCTCGGGCCTCAGCATGGCCTGGGGCCGCAAAGATCTCGACCCGGGCGTCACCCCTATCATCGACAAATACCTCGATGCCGCCAGCCTCAGCGAAGAAGCCAAAATCTACCTGCGCGCCCTCTACTACCGACTCAAGCGGTAACTGCCATGCTGGCCTACTTTGAGAAACGATTTGCCATCTTCGGGCTGATCTTCCTCAGCGACGTCATCGGCGTCTATAGTCTCTTTGTCGATCCTGACCCCGCTGCCGACAGCGGCGGAGCCTACAACCCCCTGTACCCGGTCTTGTCTTTGATCCAGTACAGCGTGTACGGCATCACCTTCTTTTTGCTGGTCGCGAGGCCCCACGGCTCAGTTCGCACGGTGCTTCGCGACCCGCTGGTTTGGTGCTTGACCCTGCTGGCCCCGCTGTCCTTCCTCTGGTCTGATGTCGGCACCGACTCCCTGCGCAAGGGGGTCACCCTTTTCCAGACCAGCACCTTTGGCCTCTACTTGGCCACCCGGTTTACGCCCCGCGAGCAAATCCGGCTGCTGACCTGGGCCTTGGGACTGATTGCGCTTTTCTCATTGCTGTTCACCCTGGCAAAACCGGGCTCGGCCATTGAGGCGGGCGCCAATGCTGGCTCCTGGCGAGGCCCCTTTGTGCAAAAAAATATCTTTGCGCGGGTAGAAGTGCTCTCCGCCGCAGTCTTTTTGGTCGAAATCATGCTGGCTCAGCATCCGTCGCGCTGGATTTGGGGCGGGTTTTGGCTCTCGCTGCTGCTGGTCTTCCTCACCGGCTCCAAAACAGCCCTGCTGGTCTTCATTGCGCTCCTGATTCTGGTTCCCCTTTACCGAGCCCTGCGCTGGAATACAACCATTGTGATTCCCATCATCATCACGGTGCTGCTAATCATGGGCAGCCTCACAACGGTGGTCGTCGGCAACTGGGAGGGACTCTTGCTGGGGCTAGGAAAGGACCCGACCCTCAGCGGCCGCACTCACCTGTGGGAAATCGCCCTGGAGAAGATCGCCAACCGGCCCTGGCTAGGCTATGGCTATATGGGGTTCTGGCAGTCTCGGGGCGAGGCGTTTGATATCTGGAAGGCGGTGGGCTATCGGCCTCCCCATGCCCACAACGGCTATATCAATATGGCCCTCGATTTTGGCTATGTGGGCTTTGGGCTGTTTGCCATGAGCATTATCGTCAATTTTCGCCGCGGCATCGAGTGGGTGCGCTCGGGCACAACGGCTACAGAGATCTGGCCGATTCTCTACGTGACCTTCTTTTTTCTCTACAACTACAGCGAAAGCACAATCGTGCAGCATAATTCGCTTTTTTGGGCACTGTATGTGGCAGCAGGGCTGACGATGCGGCGGGTGTCGCGTCATCGAATGGCTGAGGCTCCGCCGCCGCCGGTCGTGAGGCGATCGCCGGTTTCTCAGGAGAGCCAGTTCAACCCTGAAGCATAGAACACCGGTGGGGGGAGGCCCATGGCAAAGTTTGCGTTTTTCTTGATGGATCTGCGGGGTGGCGGCGCGGAGCGGGTGATGCTGAATCTGGCCCGGGGCTTCGGCGATCGCGGCCATGAGGTCCATCTGGTCTTGGTGCGGGCGGAGGGGCCGTATCTGAGCCAGGTCCCGCCCCAGGTGAAGGTGGTGCGCCTGGAGGCCCGGCGGCTGCTGCTGAGCGTGTTCGCCCTGGCCAACTATCTGCGGCGGGAGCGGCCAGCGGCGCTGATCTCGGCCCTGGAGGACACCAATATCATCGCCCTATGGGCTCAGCGGCTGGCGCGGGTGCGCACCGAGGTGGTGGTGACAGTCCACAACACGCTGTCTCGGGAGGCGCGCAGCTCGACCCAGCTGAAGCGACGGCTGGCCCCGACCCTGGCTCGCTGGTTCTATCCCTGGGCCAAGGCGGTGGTGGGGGTCTCCGAAGGGGTGGCCGCGGACCTGCGCCAGATGGGCCTCCGGCGGGCGATCGCCATCTACAATCCCATCGTGACCCCGGAGGTGCTAGAGCAAGTCCACGCGCCCCTGGATCATCCGTGGTTTGGGGCGGGGGAGCCACCGGTGATCCTGGCGGTGGGCCGCCTGGAGGCCCAAAAGGACTTCGATACGCTGGTGCGGGCCTTTGCGCAGGTGCACCCGCAGCGGCCCTGTCGGCTGATGATCCTGGGCGAGGGAGACGAGCGATCGCGCCTGGAGGCCCTAATTGCGCAGCTGGGCCTGACCGAGGCCGTCGCCCTGCCCGGCTTTGTCGAGAACCCCTACATCTACATGCGAGACGCTGGGGTGCTGGTCCTGTCTTCGGCCTGGGAAGGCTTTGGCAATGTGCTGGTGGAGGCAATGGTGGCGGGCACGCCGGTGGTCTCCACGGACTGCGAGAGCGGCCCGGCGGAGATTTTGGCGGGGGGAGAGTATGGCCGACTGGTGCCGGTGGGCGACGCGGACGCCATGGCCCAGGCGATCGCCCTCACCCTGGCCACGCCTGACCCGCCCGAGCGCCTGAAGGCCCACGCCATGACCTTTTCTCTCGATCGCGCCGTGACGGAATATCTGAGAATTTTCGGAGAGTCTTCGGTGTGATTTTACGCTAGGATGTGGGCGATTTTACGGATTGTCCCTCCTCGGCCCCGAGCTGCTTTTATTGCTGCAACTATCTATGAACAGCCCCGTAAAAATTCAGAGCCCCGCTGAGATCTGGCACGCCTGGCAGGCAGACCTCGATCGCTACGTCTACATAGCCGGGGGCAAATATCCCCCGCTGCTGATCGTGCTCACCGACCAGGGCATGTGGATGAGCACCCAGTACCGCTTCAGCTACTGGGTCCATCACCATCTCAAGGTGCCGGTGGTGCGGCCTTTGATGAAAGTTTTCTGTGCGATCTGGCAAAAGGTGATTGAGATTGTCACCTCCAGCGAAATGCCTAACCGAGCGGCCATCGGCGGCGGGCTGCTGATCTCCCACGGTCACGGTATCTTTTTACACTGCAATGCAGTGCTGGGGGAGAACTGCAACCTCGGTCATGATGTCACCATTGGGGTCGGCGGTCGGGGGGACAAGCGGGGCACACCGGTCTTGGGCGATCGCGTCTATGTGGGGCCGGGCGCGAAGATTTTTGGGGCGATCCGGATCGGCAATGACGTAGCCATCGGAGCCAACGCCGTCGTGACCAAGGACATCCCTGACAATGCGGTCGCCGTGGGCATTCCGGCCAAGGTGATCAGCTACCAGGGATCGCGGGACTTTGTGGTGTACCGGGGCCACGAGCTGGACCTGCTAGCCGACGAACTGATCCAGGAGCAGACCCTTGAAAATTAGCATTGGCATTTTGGCCTACAACGAGGCCGACACCATCGCCCCGACGCTGCGATCGCTCTTTTCCCAAAGCCTGCTCACCGATCCGAGCCACCCCTGGCAAGTGGAGGTGGTGGTGGTGCCCAACGGCTGCCGAGACGCCACGGCGACGGTCTCCGAGGGGCTGCTAGCTCAGCTCACCACCAGCTTGGGCCATGGCCGCGTCACGGCGCGGGTGTGCGAGGTGACGCGCCCCGGCAAATCCAACGCCTGGAATTTGTTTGTTCACGAGTTCTCGGACCCGGCGGCCCAGTACCTGCTGCTGATGGATGCCGATATTCTCTTCATCGAGCCGGAGACCCTGGAGAACGTGATCGGCACTCTGGAGACGACCCCCGAGGCCTGGGTCTCGACGGATCGGCCGGTCAAAGATGTCTTTTTCAAGGCCCAGAAAACCTGGAGCGATCGCCTGTCTATGGCGGCGTCTCGCGTCTCTGGCGGCAATGCTTCTTGGATTTGTGGCCAGCTCTACGGCGGGCGGGCGGAGGTACTGCGCCGGATCTGGATGCCCCTGGACATCCGGGTGGAGGATGGCTTTTTGTGGATGATGGTCGTCACCGACGGCCTGCGATCGCCCACCGACCTCCGCCGGGTGCGCCGCGCCGATCGCGCCTCTCACCAGTTTGAGGCCTACACCGGCCTAGAGGGCCTCTTCAAGCACGAGCGCTGGCAGATCGTCGGCAACACGATTAATTCCCTGATCTATGAAGAGATTCAGCGGGCCGTCGGCCAGGATCAGCCTGCCGGGGCCTACGTCGCCCAGCGCAACCGCGACAATCCCCGCTGGGTGGCCGAGCTGACCCAGGCCGCCGTAGAAAGTCGGCGGTGGCGGGTGATTCCGCGATCGCTGGTATTTCGGCGCTTCCGCAGCCTGCAAAACCGATCGCTGCCCCTGGCGATCGCCCTGTTTCCGGTGGTTTTGGCGGCTTTTCTGCTGGATTTGGTGATTGTCTTCCAGGCCCTGGGGGAACTCTCTCGGGAAGGCGATCGCCAGTTTCGGCCTTCTTCCCAGCTGTCCTAGTTCTGGCGAAGGCAGCATCGATCTATTAAGCGGCAAGGATTCTCCAAACTATGGCCAGAGCAGTCAAGGCAGCCCCCCGAGCCTCTGTCTCCCTCAAAGACAACCTGAGAGAAAAACTTTTTTGGGTTAAGGTATACGCCCTGCGAAGCGCCCGCTGGCTCGCCAGTCTGGTCTGGCGCAAGGCTCTCGATCGCTCGGCTTCTATGGCGCTGCTGCAGCCCGACACGGTCTATCAGGTCCAGCCGACCCCGGTGGACACGGTGCCGTTTTGGTCCGAGGACCGGCAGGTTTCGCTGACCCTAGAAGACTTGCAAAACCCCGAGCACCTCGGGGAAGAGGATATTTATTTTGAGCCGGACTCGGTGTGGCGCTTGACCACGGGCGATCGCCACCGCAGCTTGGCGCTCACGCGCTCCGGCATCGCCCTGATCAACCAGCGCTTGCTGCTGGATCTGGACTTCGGCAACGTGGCCGGCTTCAAGGAATCGCCCTTCAAACGCCAGATCGTCGAGTACCCCCTGGTGGTCGCGCCCTGGACCCACCTGACGTCCTTTGCCTACTACGGTTTCGTGGCGCTGGTGCTAGGCAAGCTGTGCCGGATCGAGAAGGCCCTGGGGCCGGAGATTTGGCAGCAGGCCAAGGTTTGCTATCCGCTGTTCAACACGGCCTACGAGCGGGAATACCTGGCCAAGCTGGGGATTCCGGCGGAGGCGATCGTGGACACCCGCCAACAGGGCGTGCAGATCCGGGCGCGTCAGCTAATTCTGGCCAACAGCCAGACCAAGGTGAATCGCGTCAGCCCCGAGGACGTGGCCCTGGTGCGATCGCGCTTTTGCCTGCCGGGGGTCCAGCAGGGAACGCGGCGGCTCTTTTTTCCGCGACGGGGAAAGCGCGTGATCACCAACCAGGACGCCGTCTGGGAGGTGCTGGAGTCCTTCGGGTTTGAGGTGGTGGACGATCGGCGGCGCACCGTGGATGAGCAGATTCGCCTGTTTCAGGAGGCGGCCTTTGTCGTGGCTCCCCACGGCGCTGGTCTGACCAACCTGATGTGGTGCCAGCCGGGAACGAAGGTGCTGGAGCTTTTCTACGGCGGCTACAAAAAGGCGGGCTACTACTACCTGTGCAAGCTGCTGGATTTGGACTACGGCTGCGTGCTCGATCGCTCCAATGCCTCCGAGCATTTCGTCTACCAGTACCACGACATGACCATTGACCCTGGGGAGCTGCGCCACGAGCTTCAGCGGCTGCTGGCAAGCTGATGGCTAGATCAAAAGCGCTTTGGGGCGCGATCGCTGCTTTGGGGCTGGCGGGGTGCGGAACCTGGCAGGTTTGGGCTGAAAGTCGCCCACCAGAAGCCTCCCAGGCGTCTTCGCCCGTCAGCCGCGATCTCGTGCAGGCCCCCTACGAATGGCGCAACGTGGCCATTGGCGGCATGGGCTTTGTGACGGGCATTGTGATCCATCCCCAGGATCCAGAGGTGGTGTACGCCCGCACCGACGTGGGCGGCCTGTTTCGCTGGGAGGAGGGGGAGCAGCGCTGGGTCGCCCTGATGGACGGCCTGCCGCGATCGCAGCGATCGCGCTATGGCATCGAGAGCGTGGCCCTCGACCCCACCGATCCCCAGACGGTTTACGTGGCGGCGGGCATGTACCTGCGCCAGGACACCAGCGATATTTTGCGGTCCCGCGACGGCGGCCGCACCTGGGAGGCTGCTGGCCTGCGATCGCCCACAGGAAAGCCTGTCCGCATGGGCGGCAACGAAGAGTGGCGCTGGGCCGGAGAGCGGCTGGCCGTCGATCCCCAAAATTCCCAAAAGATCTACTTCGGCTCGCGCCTCGATGGCCTCTACCGCAGCACCAACGGCGGCGACTCCTGGCAGGCCCTAACCGGTTTTCCGGCCCTGGACGAAAAAGCGCAAATCGCCTTTGTGGAGGTGGGACCCGAGGTTCTCTACGTGGGGGTGATCAACCAAGGGATCTACGCCAGTCGCGACGACGGCCAGACTTGGCAGCGCCTCGCTGGCGGTCCTCCCGAGCCCCAGCGCCCCCAGCAAAGCGCGATCGCCCCTGATGGGACGCTCTACGTGACGTTCTTTCAGCGCAAGGATCGGGGGGGCGGCGTGTGGCGCTATCGCCAGGACCGCTGGCAGGACATCACGCCCAAAGCCAACAAGGACTACGGGGCGATCGCCCTCGACCCCACCAATCCCCAAACCCTGCTGGTGTCCCAGTTTCCCCTCAGCCCCAAGGCCCTCCACCGCTCCCAGGACGGCGGCGACTCCTGGCAGCCCGTCGCGCTCCAGGCCGAGCGGGTCGCTTGGTGGCCTGACTGGCACCTGTACACCCTGATGGGCGGGCTCGCCATTGATCCCCAGCGGCCCCAGCGCGTGTGGCTGACCAATGGCTTTGGGGTTTTGCGGACCGAGGATATTACTCAGCCTCGCCGGGCCTGGCAGCCGATCATGCAGGGCCTTGAGGAGCTAGTCACCTTCGTGATCAAGAGCCCGCCGGTCCCCGGCGGCGCTGATCTGCTGAGCGGGGTCGCGGACATGGACGGCTTTCGCCACCTATCCCGCGATCGCCAGCCCACCCACACCTACGATCGCGGCACGTTTGGCGATACGACGGGGCTGGACTTTTCGGAAGCCGATCCCCGGATCGTGGCCCGCGTCGGCAGCTTCCCAGGCCCCGGCGGCCGCGAAGACAGCCAGTCTCGCGGCGCCTACTCCTCGGACAATGGCCGCACCTGGACGCCCTTCGAGCAGCCGCCCCCCGGCGCGGTCAATGGCAAAATCGCCCTTTCGGCGACGCTCCAGGCCAACGGCAAGCCGGTGATGGTCTGGGCGCCCCAGGACGACGTGTATCCCCACCGATCCCTCGACGGCGGCCGCACCTGGCAGCCGGTGAAGGGCGCTCCCAACCGCACCACCCTCCAGCTCTGGTTTCCCAGTCAGGCGATCGCCTCGGACCGGGTAGACGGCCAGGTGTTTTACCTCTATCACTACGGCCAGGGCGGCACCATGTACCGCAGCGACGACAGCGGCGCGACCTGGCGACCCGTGGCCAAGGGTTTGCCCGATTCGCACAAGCACCATTTGCAGGCCCGACCCGGCCAGCGGGGCGATCTGTGGCTGAGCTTCGAGGGGGAGGCGCTGTACCGCTCCACCGACGCTGGTGAGACCTTCGAGAAAGTGGCCCAGATCGCCGAGGCCGATAAGTTCGCCTTTGGCGGACCTGCCCCCGGACGCACCAACCCGACGATCTTTGTCTACGGCATCATCAACGGCCAGGAGGGCCTGTTTCGCTCCGACGACGCGACCAGTCTGCCGGGTCCCGCCACCGGGGCGACCTGGCGGCGCATTTCCACCACCGAGCAGACCCTGAGCAAGGTGAAATTTTTGGAGGGCGATCGCCGGGTGTTTGGCCGGGTCTACGTGGGGACGGGGGGACGGGGGATTTTTTATGGCGAGCCTAGGGCAAGGCAGGCACCTCGTCCGTGACCGGCTCATCGTAGAGCTTGAGCAGGGGCGGCGGGGGCGCTGGGGTCAGGGGCACCACGTAGCGGGTGTACACCAGATGATCGAGCTGCCAGGGAGTCTGCCAGTAGACGTCTTGGCAAACGGCTTTTTCGCCCTCGGCGGGCCAGCGGACGGTGACGATGCTGATGTTGTTGAGGCCGACGACTTCTCGGCCCTCCTGGAACCAGCGGTTGCGCCAGGGCCAGGTGAGCCACTGGCGCAAGCGAGAGGGCTTTTGGGTGAGGGGCCAGCGCATCCAGGGGACGTCTTGGGCCGGGGGGCGGGGAATCCACTCGAACTGGTACTGCCAGTCGGGGAGAGAGTCGGGGTCCTGAATGGCGATCGCCCAGGCCAGGGTTTCATTGCCCCGAAAGCGATGGATCTGGCGCAGGATCGGCCCTTCTGCGGGCAGGTCGGCCTTGAGATAGCGCACGCCCTCGGGGGAAATTTGCACCTCGACCAGACGGGGGGGCCGGTGCCAGCCCGCCCACTGCTGGGGCACTTCGGGGACGAGCGCCTTTAGCTTGGTGTGGACCAGGCGCGTTTTGGTCTCGGCGTTTTTGTAGGCGCTGGCCGTGAGCTGGGCAAGGACGCAGGCGCGGGGAGAGTGGCGGTTTTCGTAGGACCAGTAGTGGAGGAGCACGGCGCTGCTGTAGTGGATGTCGCCGGTGAGGATCACGACGCGATCGCGCTGGCGAAAGAGCTCCGTTAGCAGCCGGCTAAAGGCCGCCGCGTTCAGGTTCCAGGAGTCCCCAGCGTCGGTGCTGAAGCCCCGGCCCTGGTCGAGGGCAAATAGCTGGATTTGGTCAATTAGCTCCAGGCTGATCAAATTGGTAGGCAGCACCACCAGGGTCAGCGCGATCGCGGGGGGTGTCTGGGCGAGGGGGTCCTGGAGCTGCTGCCCAAAGGCCGTGGGGCTGAGCAGGCGCGGCGGGCTGAAGCCGTCGCC
This genomic stretch from Geitlerinema sp. PCC 7407 harbors:
- a CDS encoding DUF563 domain-containing protein codes for the protein MARAVKAAPRASVSLKDNLREKLFWVKVYALRSARWLASLVWRKALDRSASMALLQPDTVYQVQPTPVDTVPFWSEDRQVSLTLEDLQNPEHLGEEDIYFEPDSVWRLTTGDRHRSLALTRSGIALINQRLLLDLDFGNVAGFKESPFKRQIVEYPLVVAPWTHLTSFAYYGFVALVLGKLCRIEKALGPEIWQQAKVCYPLFNTAYEREYLAKLGIPAEAIVDTRQQGVQIRARQLILANSQTKVNRVSPEDVALVRSRFCLPGVQQGTRRLFFPRRGKRVITNQDAVWEVLESFGFEVVDDRRRTVDEQIRLFQEAAFVVAPHGAGLTNLMWCQPGTKVLELFYGGYKKAGYYYLCKLLDLDYGCVLDRSNASEHFVYQYHDMTIDPGELRHELQRLLAS
- a CDS encoding glycosyltransferase, whose protein sequence is MAKFAFFLMDLRGGGAERVMLNLARGFGDRGHEVHLVLVRAEGPYLSQVPPQVKVVRLEARRLLLSVFALANYLRRERPAALISALEDTNIIALWAQRLARVRTEVVVTVHNTLSREARSSTQLKRRLAPTLARWFYPWAKAVVGVSEGVAADLRQMGLRRAIAIYNPIVTPEVLEQVHAPLDHPWFGAGEPPVILAVGRLEAQKDFDTLVRAFAQVHPQRPCRLMILGEGDERSRLEALIAQLGLTEAVALPGFVENPYIYMRDAGVLVLSSAWEGFGNVLVEAMVAGTPVVSTDCESGPAEILAGGEYGRLVPVGDADAMAQAIALTLATPDPPERLKAHAMTFSLDRAVTEYLRIFGESSV
- a CDS encoding glycosyltransferase family 2 protein, with the protein product MKISIGILAYNEADTIAPTLRSLFSQSLLTDPSHPWQVEVVVVPNGCRDATATVSEGLLAQLTTSLGHGRVTARVCEVTRPGKSNAWNLFVHEFSDPAAQYLLLMDADILFIEPETLENVIGTLETTPEAWVSTDRPVKDVFFKAQKTWSDRLSMAASRVSGGNASWICGQLYGGRAEVLRRIWMPLDIRVEDGFLWMMVVTDGLRSPTDLRRVRRADRASHQFEAYTGLEGLFKHERWQIVGNTINSLIYEEIQRAVGQDQPAGAYVAQRNRDNPRWVAELTQAAVESRRWRVIPRSLVFRRFRSLQNRSLPLAIALFPVVLAAFLLDLVIVFQALGELSREGDRQFRPSSQLS
- a CDS encoding carbohydrate-binding protein codes for the protein MARSKALWGAIAALGLAGCGTWQVWAESRPPEASQASSPVSRDLVQAPYEWRNVAIGGMGFVTGIVIHPQDPEVVYARTDVGGLFRWEEGEQRWVALMDGLPRSQRSRYGIESVALDPTDPQTVYVAAGMYLRQDTSDILRSRDGGRTWEAAGLRSPTGKPVRMGGNEEWRWAGERLAVDPQNSQKIYFGSRLDGLYRSTNGGDSWQALTGFPALDEKAQIAFVEVGPEVLYVGVINQGIYASRDDGQTWQRLAGGPPEPQRPQQSAIAPDGTLYVTFFQRKDRGGGVWRYRQDRWQDITPKANKDYGAIALDPTNPQTLLVSQFPLSPKALHRSQDGGDSWQPVALQAERVAWWPDWHLYTLMGGLAIDPQRPQRVWLTNGFGVLRTEDITQPRRAWQPIMQGLEELVTFVIKSPPVPGGADLLSGVADMDGFRHLSRDRQPTHTYDRGTFGDTTGLDFSEADPRIVARVGSFPGPGGREDSQSRGAYSSDNGRTWTPFEQPPPGAVNGKIALSATLQANGKPVMVWAPQDDVYPHRSLDGGRTWQPVKGAPNRTTLQLWFPSQAIASDRVDGQVFYLYHYGQGGTMYRSDDSGATWRPVAKGLPDSHKHHLQARPGQRGDLWLSFEGEALYRSTDAGETFEKVAQIAEADKFAFGGPAPGRTNPTIFVYGIINGQEGLFRSDDATSLPGPATGATWRRISTTEQTLSKVKFLEGDRRVFGRVYVGTGGRGIFYGEPRARQAPRP
- a CDS encoding serine acetyltransferase, with the translated sequence MNSPVKIQSPAEIWHAWQADLDRYVYIAGGKYPPLLIVLTDQGMWMSTQYRFSYWVHHHLKVPVVRPLMKVFCAIWQKVIEIVTSSEMPNRAAIGGGLLISHGHGIFLHCNAVLGENCNLGHDVTIGVGGRGDKRGTPVLGDRVYVGPGAKIFGAIRIGNDVAIGANAVVTKDIPDNAVAVGIPAKVISYQGSRDFVVYRGHELDLLADELIQEQTLEN